A window of Diabrotica virgifera virgifera chromosome 9, PGI_DIABVI_V3a contains these coding sequences:
- the LOC114324903 gene encoding 60S ribosomal protein L15, with the protein MGAYKYIQELYRKKQSDVLRFLLRVRVWQYRQLTKLHRTPRPSRPDKARRMGYRAKQGFVIYRIRVRRGGRKRPVPKGATYGKPKSHGVNELKPVRNLQAIAEERVGRRCGGLRVLNSYWVAQDSTYKYFEIILVDPSHNAIRKDPKINWIVNSVHKHRELRGKTSSGKSSRGLGKGHRYSQTKGGSRRAAWLRRNSLQLRRKR; encoded by the exons ATGGGAGCCTACAAGTATATACAGGAGTTGTATAGAAAAAAACAAAGTGATGTTCTTAGATTTTTACTGAGAGTGAGAGTGTGGCAATATCGCCAATTGACTAAACTCCACAGAACTCCCAGACCCAGTCGGCCTGACAAGGCTCGCAGAATGGGTTACAGGGCCAAGCAAG GTTTTGTTATTTACCGTATTAGAGTACGACGTGGAGGACGCAAGCGTCCAGTACCAAAAGGTGCCACCTACGGTAAACCCAAAAGCCATGGAGTTAATGAATTGAAACCTGTCCGTAACTTACAAGCTATTGCTGAG GAACGTGTAGGAAGAAGGTGTGGTGGATTAAGAGTCCTAAACTCCTACTGGGTAGCCCAAGATTCAACATACAAATATTTTGAAATCATTTTGGTCGACCCCTCACATAAC GCTATTCGCAAGGACCCCAAAATTAACTGGATTGTCAACTCAGTACACAAACACAGAGAACTCCGTGGCAAAACTTCCTCTGGCAAATCATCTCGTGGTTTGGGCAAGGGTCACAGATACTCTCAAACCAAGGGAGGATCCAGGCGTGCCGCTTGGCTCAGAAGGAACTCACTGCAATTGCGCAGAAAacgttaa